Proteins encoded by one window of Paenibacillus urinalis:
- a CDS encoding thioredoxin family protein, which translates to MERIQTEEQYRELIQGDKLTVIKFDTTWCPDCKNMDRFIGDVIDQHQDKEFYAIDAEKLMPVADENQVRGIPSLLVFKNGEKIAHLHSKWAKTPAQVSEYLETLESKQ; encoded by the coding sequence ATGGAGAGAATACAAACAGAAGAACAATACAGAGAGCTTATTCAAGGAGATAAGCTGACCGTCATCAAATTTGATACGACATGGTGCCCGGATTGTAAAAATATGGACCGGTTTATTGGCGATGTCATCGACCAGCATCAAGATAAAGAGTTCTACGCTATAGATGCAGAGAAGCTTATGCCGGTGGCCGACGAGAACCAGGTCCGGGGTATTCCAAGCCTGCTCGTATTCAAGAACGGAGAGAAGATTGCTCATCTGCATAGTAAATGGGCAAAGACTCCTGCTCAGGTGTCGGAATATCTTGAAACACTAGAATCCAAGCAGTAA
- a CDS encoding aldo/keto reductase, protein MKKNRLGSSDLFVSEIGLGCMSLGTDENQAVSLIHEALDRGVNFLDTADIYDDGRNEEIVGSALKGRRQDIILATKAGNVRVPGQSGLTWDPSKHHILSAVKESLRRLKTDYIDLYQLHGGTIEDNMEETIEAFEQLKREGVIRYYGISSIRPNVIREYVQRAQIVSVMSQYSLLDRRGEEEVYPLLAEYGINVIARGPVASGALADGRDDKAAKGFLNYSGDQITDIRHQLRPLVNEQRSMSQTAIRYALHHPAVATVIPGASSRTQLLENIGAAEAPLLTEEEYELLREMTSANLYTQHR, encoded by the coding sequence GTGAAGAAGAACAGACTCGGTTCATCAGATCTTTTTGTAAGTGAGATTGGACTAGGCTGCATGTCGCTCGGGACAGATGAGAATCAAGCGGTATCGCTTATTCATGAAGCACTCGATCGCGGCGTTAATTTTCTGGATACAGCGGATATTTATGATGATGGACGAAATGAAGAAATCGTAGGCAGTGCACTGAAAGGCCGCAGACAGGATATTATTCTGGCTACCAAGGCAGGGAACGTTCGTGTCCCCGGACAGTCCGGTTTAACCTGGGATCCAAGTAAACATCATATCCTGTCCGCGGTCAAAGAGAGCCTGCGAAGATTGAAGACGGATTATATAGATTTGTACCAGCTGCACGGAGGTACGATAGAAGATAACATGGAAGAGACGATTGAAGCGTTTGAACAACTGAAGCGGGAAGGTGTGATCCGTTATTACGGAATATCCTCAATTCGGCCTAATGTAATCAGGGAGTATGTTCAGCGTGCTCAGATTGTCAGTGTCATGAGCCAATACAGCCTGCTCGATCGCCGTGGTGAGGAGGAGGTGTATCCCCTGCTTGCTGAATATGGAATCAACGTAATTGCGAGAGGACCGGTTGCGAGTGGTGCGCTTGCCGATGGCAGAGATGACAAAGCAGCAAAGGGCTTTTTGAATTATTCAGGGGATCAGATTACTGATATTCGTCATCAGCTTCGTCCTCTAGTGAATGAGCAAAGAAGTATGTCCCAAACGGCTATTCGTTATGCACTTCATCATCCAGCGGTAGCGACTGTCATTCCTGGTGCAAGCTCGCGGACGCAGCTGCTTGAGAATATTGGTGCCGCAGAGGCCCCTCTGCTCACAGAGGAGGAATACGAACTGCTTCGAGAAATGACCAGTGCTAACCTATATACGCAGCACCGTTAA
- a CDS encoding DUF420 domain-containing protein: MGKNLGEGGYVPTSKKNFAGIILTVSLIANIIILVLFFGPVGYSGEISFDYTILPRINAVLNSFTFIFLVAALIAIMKKNITIHKGFILAAFTSTLLFLITYLTFHYISPESAKFGGEGIIRPIYFTILITHSFLAAVIVPLALFSLVWGWTMQVEKHKKIARWTMPIWLYVSITGVIVYLFMAPYY; the protein is encoded by the coding sequence ATGGGCAAAAATCTCGGGGAAGGCGGATACGTCCCGACGAGCAAAAAGAATTTCGCGGGAATTATTTTAACCGTTTCCCTTATCGCAAATATTATTATTTTGGTACTATTCTTCGGTCCCGTCGGCTACAGTGGTGAAATCAGCTTTGATTATACGATTCTTCCAAGAATCAATGCGGTCCTGAACAGCTTTACTTTTATTTTTCTGGTCGCAGCCCTGATTGCCATCATGAAGAAGAATATTACAATTCACAAGGGCTTTATTCTTGCTGCATTTACTTCCACACTATTGTTTTTGATAACCTATTTAACGTTTCACTATATATCGCCTGAGTCTGCCAAGTTCGGGGGAGAAGGGATCATTCGCCCTATATACTTTACGATTCTGATCACCCACAGCTTCCTGGCGGCTGTAATCGTCCCTCTAGCCTTGTTCTCCCTGGTATGGGGCTGGACGATGCAGGTGGAGAAGCATAAGAAGATTGCACGCTGGACGATGCCGATCTGGCTCTATGTAAGTATTACTGGGGTTATCGTTTATCTGTTTATGGCACCTTACTATTAA
- a CDS encoding cation:proton antiporter, which translates to MEFILHLVLILIFTKLAGHLSVKLGQPSVLGELIAGVILGPAVLGWVHQTSFIQEFAEIGVLILMFIAGLETDLDQLRKNWKAAFAVAVGGVIIPFFGGYGSAVAFGMDQHHALFFGLLFCATSVSISVQTLKEMNKLNSREGTTILGAAVVDDILVVVLLAVMMSVLGAGESVSIGTLIGKKVLFFVVIIAASIWAVPLLMKWLSKLKVAETVISAGVIIALAFSYFAEWMGVAGIIGAFAAGIAISQTDYKHTVENKLEPIAYSLFVPVFFVNIGLNVNFEGVGSQIGFIIVISVIAIITKLLGGALGAGLTGFNRHSSFAVGTGMISRGEVALIIAGTGLSSGLLATEYYTSVIIMVIVTTLVTPPLLKIMFSEKRASKKEASSI; encoded by the coding sequence ATGGAGTTTATTCTGCATCTTGTACTCATTCTTATCTTCACCAAACTGGCAGGGCATCTGTCCGTGAAGCTGGGACAGCCATCTGTACTGGGGGAATTGATCGCCGGGGTTATCCTCGGACCCGCAGTACTTGGATGGGTGCATCAGACTTCATTCATACAAGAATTTGCGGAGATTGGAGTACTCATCCTCATGTTCATCGCAGGTCTGGAAACCGATCTGGATCAGCTGCGAAAAAACTGGAAGGCGGCGTTTGCCGTTGCGGTTGGCGGGGTTATCATCCCCTTCTTTGGCGGCTATGGATCAGCTGTCGCCTTCGGCATGGATCAGCATCATGCGTTGTTCTTCGGATTGCTCTTCTGTGCAACCTCCGTCAGCATTTCTGTACAAACGCTTAAGGAGATGAACAAGCTTAATTCCAGGGAAGGCACGACGATTCTTGGTGCTGCCGTTGTCGACGATATTCTCGTCGTTGTCCTCTTAGCTGTCATGATGAGTGTACTCGGAGCTGGAGAATCTGTCAGCATCGGGACACTGATCGGCAAGAAGGTTCTGTTCTTTGTCGTTATTATTGCAGCATCCATCTGGGCTGTTCCACTTCTTATGAAATGGCTGTCGAAGCTGAAGGTGGCTGAAACGGTCATCTCTGCCGGTGTCATTATCGCACTTGCCTTCTCCTATTTCGCTGAGTGGATGGGCGTTGCGGGGATTATTGGAGCCTTCGCTGCAGGTATCGCCATCTCGCAAACCGACTACAAGCATACGGTAGAGAACAAACTGGAGCCCATCGCCTACAGCTTGTTCGTCCCTGTGTTTTTTGTAAATATCGGGCTTAATGTCAACTTTGAAGGAGTCGGATCTCAGATTGGATTTATTATCGTCATCAGTGTGATTGCGATTATAACCAAGCTGCTAGGCGGCGCGCTGGGTGCTGGTCTGACCGGGTTCAACCGACATTCTTCCTTTGCTGTAGGAACAGGCATGATCTCCAGGGGAGAAGTTGCTCTCATCATCGCAGGAACAGGTCTCAGCTCGGGACTGCTTGCTACCGAGTATTACACCTCGGTCATTATCATGGTGATTGTAACAACCCTGGTAACACCACCGCTGCTTAAAATCATGTTCTCAGAGAAACGAGCCAGCAAAAAAGAAGCCTCTTCCATCTAG
- a CDS encoding GapA-binding peptide SR1P gives MENNKGSIPLGVILCRDCHNELGVQETNRVQVFYSNCGSVHCKEKRLNSEYEQYLDGDNP, from the coding sequence GTGGAGAACAATAAGGGCTCAATTCCGCTGGGTGTTATTTTATGCCGGGACTGCCACAATGAGCTTGGCGTACAGGAAACAAATCGTGTACAGGTTTTTTATTCAAACTGCGGATCAGTCCACTGTAAGGAGAAGCGATTGAATTCGGAATATGAGCAGTATCTTGACGGTGATAATCCATAA
- a CDS encoding DsbA family oxidoreductase gives MKVEIWSDFMCPFCYIGKRRFEEALESLPFRESVEVVYRSFELNPNEAVDTNQTTYESLASKYGTTVEQAKAMTANVVEQAQSVGLNYNFDRIKPTNSFDAHRLAHYAASKGKDKEMVERLLAAYFVEAQHVGSKEVLVKLAVELGLDGEEVRAVLEGDQYSEEVRSDERQGAQLGIQGVPFFVIDRKYGISGAQPLSVFSQALTQAWSEGQPLQVIGNTEDAAVCTDDSCVIPGDENK, from the coding sequence ATGAAAGTAGAAATTTGGTCGGACTTTATGTGTCCTTTTTGTTATATAGGTAAACGTCGATTTGAGGAAGCGCTTGAGTCTCTTCCGTTTCGTGAATCCGTAGAAGTGGTGTACCGCAGCTTCGAATTGAATCCGAATGAAGCAGTGGATACTAATCAGACAACGTATGAATCGCTCGCAAGCAAATATGGAACAACAGTTGAGCAAGCCAAAGCGATGACAGCGAATGTGGTAGAGCAGGCACAAAGTGTAGGGTTGAATTATAATTTTGATCGAATTAAACCGACGAATTCATTTGATGCCCATCGTCTGGCTCATTATGCAGCGAGCAAGGGCAAAGACAAGGAAATGGTGGAGCGGCTCCTAGCTGCTTATTTTGTAGAAGCACAGCATGTCGGCAGTAAGGAAGTGCTGGTGAAGCTGGCTGTAGAGCTCGGACTGGATGGCGAGGAAGTCAGAGCTGTGCTTGAAGGAGATCAATACAGTGAGGAAGTCCGCAGTGACGAGAGACAAGGGGCGCAGCTTGGCATTCAAGGGGTTCCATTCTTCGTTATTGACCGCAAGTATGGCATCTCCGGGGCACAGCCGCTCTCTGTGTTTAGTCAGGCACTCACTCAGGCTTGGTCCGAAGGCCAGCCGCTGCAGGTGATCGGGAATACCGAGGATGCTGCTGTATGCACCGATGATTCCTGTGTGATTCCTGGAGATGAGAACAAATAA